From the genome of Thioflexithrix psekupsensis, one region includes:
- a CDS encoding ABC-type transport auxiliary lipoprotein family protein, with the protein MKWLSLFFITLLFISGCSVLSSKPYPIYYQLNPEISFQPNFNIEGKSLFIAKPRAAVGFDSSHQVYIKNIHQLEHYRNSQWIAPPAELLLPLLVRYLEGSGAFNAVWAEGSSPVMGEWRLDTELLRLQQEFFSVPSQVRLQLRWQLLDLRKQQIVDIQYVDVLIPAPSEDALGGVQATHEAVTVALTQLSDALATIANRANLSTK; encoded by the coding sequence ATGAAATGGCTTTCATTATTTTTCATCACGCTGCTATTTATATCAGGATGTAGCGTTTTAAGCTCTAAACCTTATCCCATTTATTACCAATTAAATCCTGAGATTTCATTTCAGCCCAATTTTAATATCGAGGGTAAAAGTTTATTTATTGCCAAACCCAGAGCGGCCGTAGGATTTGATTCTAGCCATCAAGTTTATATTAAAAATATTCATCAATTGGAACATTATCGCAACAGCCAATGGATTGCGCCACCTGCGGAATTATTATTGCCGTTATTGGTGCGTTATTTAGAGGGCAGTGGTGCATTTAATGCGGTATGGGCAGAGGGCAGTTCTCCCGTGATGGGCGAATGGCGTTTAGACACGGAATTATTGCGTTTACAACAAGAATTTTTTAGCGTTCCGAGCCAAGTGCGCTTGCAATTGCGTTGGCAATTGTTGGATTTGCGTAAGCAACAAATTGTGGATATTCAATATGTTGACGTGCTTATTCCCGCGCCCAGTGAAGATGCTCTGGGTGGTGTACAAGCCACACACGAAGCGGTCACAGTCGCACTGACGCAACTCAGTGACGCGCTCGCTACAATCGCCAATCGTGCGAATCTCAGCACAAAATAA
- a CDS encoding ATP-binding protein, with protein sequence MENKPNISLINPFQPFAPLQPEMDQAIFRGRADLANRLILLPLFPEHKTTLVLSGPMRSGKTSFLNMLPSLLTENCLFIQLTPNTPYIIPDIYFQTIVEQAREQIKARYHLILPSLPSDHNPYQAGLRWLDGLNHRGNELQIVLLLDDFEKLPDLFVGGRFAFLDFLALLQKVVTQFENIHLLLSSEYTLEEMIETELAWLEYLPKFRQLYLELLSPVTAKNLLQQPVITFPEQLIDASFAESIAVKTGGHPYLLQLFGYVIVEFLNEQQQNYISPKDKIIMTERVLEMATPFFQQIMQKYTAFHTPLMQMAKNEIITTEFTAMQQRYLKRHWLLNEKNKLAIPLLQQWLIKNQSTNELTRLPTV encoded by the coding sequence ATGGAAAATAAGCCGAATATTTCTTTAATCAATCCATTTCAACCATTTGCGCCATTACAGCCTGAAATGGATCAAGCCATTTTTCGTGGACGAGCCGATTTAGCCAATCGTTTAATTTTATTGCCGCTCTTTCCAGAACATAAAACCACACTGGTATTGTCGGGGCCAATGCGCAGTGGAAAAACTTCTTTTTTAAACATGTTGCCTTCTTTATTAACCGAGAATTGTTTATTCATTCAATTAACGCCTAATACGCCTTATATTATTCCTGATATTTATTTTCAAACGATTGTGGAACAAGCCCGTGAACAAATTAAAGCCCGCTATCATTTAATATTGCCGTCATTGCCCTCTGATCATAATCCTTATCAAGCGGGTTTACGTTGGTTAGATGGTCTGAATCACCGTGGTAATGAATTGCAAATTGTTTTATTACTAGACGATTTTGAAAAGCTGCCTGATTTATTTGTGGGGGGGCGTTTTGCGTTTTTAGATTTTTTAGCGTTATTACAAAAAGTAGTGACTCAATTTGAAAATATTCATTTATTATTAAGCAGCGAATATACTTTAGAAGAAATGATTGAAACCGAATTGGCTTGGTTAGAATATTTGCCGAAATTTCGCCAATTATATTTAGAATTATTATCTCCTGTCACTGCAAAAAATTTATTACAACAGCCTGTCATTACTTTCCCAGAACAATTAATTGATGCGTCATTTGCCGAATCAATCGCAGTAAAAACAGGTGGCCATCCTTATTTATTACAATTATTTGGTTATGTGATAGTAGAATTCTTAAATGAACAACAACAAAATTATATTTCGCCAAAAGATAAAATAATAATGACTGAGCGCGTATTAGAAATGGCTACGCCTTTTTTCCAGCAAATCATGCAAAAATATACTGCATTTCATACCCCTTTAATGCAAATGGCAAAAAATGAGATAATAACGACTGAATTTACTGCGATGCAACAACGTTATTTAAAACGCCATTGGCTATTAAATGAAAAAAATAAGTTAGCTATTCCTTTATTACAGCAATGGCTGATTAAAAATCAATCTACGAATGAATTAACGCGGCTTCCTACTGTGTAA
- a CDS encoding DegT/DnrJ/EryC1/StrS family aminotransferase, which produces MTPNFIPFALPDIGEEEINEVIDTLRSGWLTTGPKTRLFEQQFAEFIGVKHALAVNSGTAALHLGLEAVGIQAGDKVATTPYTFTATAEVIRYLGADPVFVDIDPRTFNIDVNQLANVLASTDRIKAIIPVHIAGQSCDMDGILKLAKEYDIKVIEDAAHALPTYYKEKLIGTLGDVTAYSFYATKPLATGEGGMLVTPHDDYAERFKIMRLHGINRDVFKRESTPQPSWYYEVVAPGFKYNMSDIMAALGIQQLHKVEQSLHRRATIAARYDASFSDLPLQRPYRDENSSHAWHLYIIQLNLAELTLNRDQFIEALKQRGIGASVHFIPLHIQPYWRDRYGFQPHDFPYALETYQRSLSLPIYPTLSEQDVSYIISTVQDICHEAAR; this is translated from the coding sequence GTGACCCCTAATTTTATTCCGTTCGCTTTACCTGATATTGGTGAAGAAGAGATTAATGAAGTCATTGATACTTTACGTTCAGGCTGGCTCACGACGGGACCTAAAACGCGCTTATTTGAGCAGCAATTTGCCGAATTTATCGGCGTTAAACATGCGTTAGCGGTGAATTCTGGCACGGCGGCTTTGCATTTGGGATTGGAAGCGGTGGGGATTCAGGCGGGGGATAAGGTGGCGACTACGCCTTATACTTTTACTGCCACAGCCGAAGTGATTCGTTATTTAGGGGCTGATCCTGTTTTTGTGGATATTGATCCGCGCACTTTTAATATAGATGTGAATCAATTGGCTAATGTTTTGGCTTCAACGGATAGAATTAAAGCCATTATTCCTGTGCATATTGCAGGGCAAAGTTGCGATATGGATGGCATTTTAAAACTGGCAAAAGAATATGATATAAAAGTGATTGAAGATGCCGCTCATGCTTTGCCCACTTATTATAAAGAAAAGTTAATTGGCACTTTAGGTGATGTCACCGCATACAGTTTTTACGCCACCAAACCGCTGGCAACGGGAGAAGGGGGAATGCTGGTGACTCCCCATGATGATTATGCAGAACGCTTTAAAATCATGCGCTTACATGGCATTAACCGCGATGTGTTTAAACGGGAATCGACACCACAACCGAGTTGGTATTATGAAGTGGTGGCTCCGGGCTTTAAATACAACATGAGCGACATCATGGCTGCTTTAGGCATACAACAATTGCACAAAGTAGAACAATCGCTGCATCGCCGTGCGACTATTGCCGCTCGCTATGATGCCAGTTTTAGCGATTTGCCCTTACAACGTCCTTATCGAGATGAAAACAGCAGCCATGCGTGGCATTTGTACATTATTCAATTAAATTTGGCGGAATTAACCCTTAATCGCGATCAATTTATTGAGGCGTTAAAACAACGTGGCATTGGTGCCAGTGTGCATTTTATTCCGCTGCATATTCAACCTTATTGGCGAGATCGTTATGGTTTTCAACCGCATGATTTTCCTTATGCTTTAGAAACTTATCAGCGTTCTTTAAGTTTGCCCATTTATCCAACATTAAGTGAGCAAGACGTTTCTTATATTATCTCTACCGTTCAAGACATTTGTCACGAGGCAGCGCGTTAA
- a CDS encoding sugar transferase, with amino-acid sequence MHSKRIFDLLFVIPGLLLLSPLLLFIALLIKLDSRGPVFFMQTRIGQYGKPFNIIKFRTMRVANKGLKLTIGKDERITRIGHWLRYYKLDELPQLINVLRGEMSLVGPRPEVPEYVALYPDEIRDRVLSVPVGMTDFASIEFRHESELLATSHQPEIDYIEKILPIKLAYHQQYVNERSLWLDFRLILLTFKHIFHHP; translated from the coding sequence ATGCACAGTAAGCGAATTTTTGATTTATTATTTGTGATTCCGGGCTTATTATTATTGAGTCCGTTATTATTATTTATCGCACTTCTGATTAAATTAGACAGTCGCGGTCCTGTTTTCTTTATGCAAACCCGAATTGGTCAATATGGAAAACCGTTTAATATTATTAAATTTCGCACCATGCGCGTGGCGAATAAAGGCTTAAAATTAACCATTGGTAAAGATGAGCGAATTACTCGAATCGGCCATTGGTTGCGTTATTATAAATTAGACGAATTGCCGCAATTAATTAACGTGTTGCGTGGTGAAATGAGTTTAGTGGGGCCGAGACCAGAAGTCCCTGAATATGTGGCACTTTATCCAGATGAGATTCGAGATCGGGTGTTATCTGTTCCTGTGGGAATGACGGATTTTGCTTCTATTGAATTTCGTCATGAAAGTGAATTATTAGCCACATCACACCAGCCAGAAATTGATTATATTGAAAAAATATTGCCTATTAAATTGGCTTACCATCAACAATATGTGAATGAACGATCATTATGGTTGGATTTTCGCTTAATTTTACTGACTTTTAAACATATTTTTCACCACCCATGA
- a CDS encoding polysaccharide biosynthesis protein, which yields MKLYFKRLPVILHDLLMVVLAWGLAIVIRYDWPLPDDVQMLFIPILWVVVAIQGVVLWYSGLYKGIWRFCSMPDFVRILRAAVLGTLLIILVLMLFNRLEGIPRSSLILYPILLIFLLGMPRLLYRLYHEHSWLLTAPTHQRVLVLGAGTSGDMLVRDMLRNPNCGYIPVGFLDDQPRLHGGNVQGVPVLGAINTLSEVADSFSIDLIVIAMPSASDQQMQRVVEYCERSHVPFRTLPKFDHLISQQVNLSDLRDVSIDDLLGRARVQLDWAQIEQGLSGKTVMVSGGGGSIGTELCRQIARLQPSALVIFERCEYNLYQAELLLRATFPDLKLYIHLGDVGDRKAVRHILTKYRPQIIFHAAAYKHVPMLQTQIREAVKNNVIGTRILAESAAQLGCEKFVLISTDKAVNPSNIMGATKRAAEIFCQGMNAHTKTHFLTVRFGNVLGSAGSVVPLFKKQIAAGGPVTVTHPEISRYFMTIPEACQLILQAGAMGHGGEIFVLDMGTPIPIRYLAEQMIRLAGKTPNEDIAIIYTGLRPGEKLHEELFHLDETLQPTSHQKILLAAHNQEEDWDGLLTHLDQLQCACDRYDEKGIEHLLKLLVPKLGEQN from the coding sequence ATGAAACTTTATTTTAAACGTTTACCCGTGATTTTACACGATCTGCTGATGGTGGTGTTGGCGTGGGGACTGGCTATAGTCATACGTTATGATTGGCCATTGCCTGACGACGTACAAATGTTGTTTATCCCTATTTTGTGGGTGGTGGTGGCGATTCAAGGCGTGGTATTGTGGTACAGTGGTTTGTACAAAGGCATTTGGCGATTTTGTAGTATGCCTGATTTTGTCCGCATTTTACGCGCTGCGGTATTGGGAACATTGTTGATTATTCTGGTATTAATGCTGTTTAATCGTTTAGAAGGCATTCCACGTAGTTCGCTCATTTTGTATCCTATTTTGCTGATTTTCCTGTTGGGAATGCCGCGATTGTTGTACAGATTGTATCATGAACACTCATGGTTACTGACTGCGCCGACGCACCAGCGCGTGCTGGTATTGGGGGCGGGAACGTCGGGGGATATGTTGGTACGTGATATGTTGCGTAATCCGAATTGTGGCTATATTCCCGTGGGCTTCTTGGACGATCAACCGCGTTTGCACGGCGGAAATGTACAAGGTGTTCCCGTGTTGGGGGCAATAAATACCTTATCTGAAGTGGCTGACAGTTTTTCAATTGATTTGATTGTGATTGCCATGCCGTCGGCATCGGATCAGCAAATGCAGCGCGTTGTGGAATACTGTGAACGCAGTCACGTGCCTTTTCGTACTCTACCTAAATTCGATCACTTGATCAGTCAACAGGTCAATTTAAGTGACTTACGTGATGTGTCGATTGATGATTTATTGGGACGGGCGCGGGTACAGTTGGATTGGGCGCAGATCGAGCAGGGCTTATCAGGAAAAACCGTGATGGTGAGCGGGGGAGGTGGTTCGATTGGGACGGAACTGTGCCGACAAATTGCCCGCTTACAACCTTCTGCGTTGGTGATTTTTGAGCGATGCGAATACAATTTGTATCAGGCTGAACTGCTATTGCGTGCGACATTTCCAGATTTAAAGTTATACATTCATTTGGGAGATGTGGGGGATCGCAAGGCTGTACGTCATATTTTGACGAAATATCGCCCGCAGATTATTTTTCACGCGGCCGCTTATAAACATGTGCCTATGTTGCAAACGCAGATTAGAGAAGCGGTAAAGAATAATGTGATTGGCACGCGAATTTTGGCCGAATCGGCAGCACAATTGGGCTGTGAAAAGTTTGTGTTAATTTCTACCGATAAAGCGGTAAATCCCAGCAATATTATGGGCGCAACAAAAAGAGCCGCGGAAATCTTTTGTCAGGGAATGAATGCCCACACTAAAACTCATTTTTTAACGGTGCGTTTTGGCAATGTATTGGGGTCGGCAGGGAGCGTGGTGCCGTTGTTTAAAAAACAAATTGCCGCAGGCGGCCCCGTAACAGTCACTCATCCTGAAATCAGCCGCTATTTTATGACCATTCCCGAAGCCTGCCAATTGATTTTACAAGCGGGCGCAATGGGTCATGGCGGGGAGATTTTTGTGCTGGATATGGGGACACCCATCCCTATCCGTTATTTAGCCGAACAGATGATTCGTTTAGCGGGTAAAACTCCTAATGAAGATATTGCCATTATTTATACTGGATTGCGGCCGGGAGAAAAATTACACGAAGAATTATTTCATTTGGATGAAACGCTACAACCCACTTCCCACCAAAAAATCTTATTAGCCGCGCATAATCAAGAAGAAGATTGGGATGGTTTATTGACGCATTTAGATCAATTGCAATGTGCGTGTGATCGTTATGATGAAAAGGGCATTGAACATTTATTAAAATTATTAGTGCCAAAATTGGGTGAACAAAATTAA
- a CDS encoding translocation/assembly module TamB domain-containing protein: MRLLKYGFFGLLITFFLFVIVAGVGTGTNAGSNWLIKNVGHALGGELEIERIEGHLLDELSLHQVRYRRGELSVNAEQIKWAWQPSALFRGLLHINRIELQQVTLILPPSREDTPPNDTPFEMPEIRLPIKAQIDALIVQQFTLHHHQDQPPFILDHASLQARVDQQLFIEQLRVKTPEFNSELDLSGQFELLRPHALQLALQARADLPEAPATTLALTAQGQLAAINTEIKIDGYFPLLVQATIESVLTDPQWKLAVMWDELKYPIAAPEYFLKNGKIEAKGDLKTYQISSQLSTAVPQLPAVQWQFKGTGDLNQFRLENLLAKLPQGDVNLQANVQWLPELQADFNFTAKELAIAEYWPPELPAINANIKGQFAQQQLTVAHLQLDLPNNTQLKAQADIKLDNPADPYIDAVLNWQELRWPPTGTPLASLPKGQAEFKGTPSAYLLNLITDLMGQDIPKSKINLTAKGSTQEAKIETLKIDVLKGQINTQGNVQWLPHVKWNLAVKGQQIKPETQWPEFPGTLALNLTTEGQLIDKLQAQLELTQLKGQLRGYPLDLTLTAQANGDRYQIQQLKFRSGENQLTAKADYQQQLTAEWTLDLRRLAALLPNAQGQLSSKGTISGNPQSPHIKAHIKGEKLGFDELTLQQLAVDMEANLGKPDSPLNLNLLLKQLHQADELLLSDASIVGTGTIKQHQIKLNAKAPMQDVALQLNGGLKLDQLDWQGQWQQLQVKFKENLAKAGEWQLQQASPLSFNGKKTQVQLQDFCLRQKNNNMQFCLTAQHDSKNSQLDFRLKELSLNVINPDLTGTIQGELTANYRPNGQIAANGQFRVSPGAFVTEIEEGRRQQLKYEGGMLELSINETGLTSRLDFKLLQHSALQGRLHLPGFNRLPLSEQQTLNAQLMGDIGDLALISIFVPMLEEVKGKLSLNVSAEGLLKQPLIQGKVRLSEAQLNVPLLGMELRDLYANIDSDLQTLGLLKIDIGARSGNGNLNIIGQANPLTQQVDLTLQGDQFRLLNNVDAFVVISPNINVKVKEENVNITGTLTIPEANITPNMVVSDGSTSVGGAVRASQDVVIINDPNATEESKILGIAEQLKLSMNLLVKLGDTIHVDAVGFKSQVKGQIRLTHRPQDIELLPIANGELQIINGTFRSYGQDLEIDRGRVIFANTIVTKPELNIKAVRRIYGDQKVEAAGVHITGNPEKINLDLFSQPSMPQDQIISYLLTGKGFDPSNPDHTIGWGTYILPNLYISYGISLLNQSNIFSVRYELNKTWGVEINIAEEDKGIDFSYTLER, encoded by the coding sequence ATGCGTTTATTAAAATATGGATTTTTTGGACTGTTAATCACTTTTTTTCTTTTTGTCATTGTTGCAGGGGTAGGAACAGGGACAAATGCAGGCTCTAATTGGTTAATAAAAAATGTCGGCCATGCTTTAGGTGGTGAATTAGAAATAGAGCGAATTGAAGGGCATTTATTAGACGAATTATCCCTGCATCAAGTCCGTTATCGCCGTGGCGAATTAAGCGTGAATGCGGAACAAATTAAGTGGGCATGGCAACCGAGTGCTTTATTTCGTGGTTTATTGCATATTAATCGTATTGAATTGCAACAAGTCACCTTAATTTTGCCACCCTCTCGTGAGGATACCCCACCCAATGATACTCCGTTTGAAATGCCAGAGATTCGCTTGCCCATTAAAGCGCAAATTGACGCATTAATAGTGCAGCAATTTACGCTGCATCATCATCAAGATCAACCGCCATTTATTCTTGATCATGCCTCGTTACAAGCGCGGGTGGATCAACAGTTGTTTATTGAACAATTACGTGTTAAAACGCCTGAATTTAATAGTGAACTTGATTTGTCAGGACAATTTGAATTATTACGTCCTCATGCTTTGCAATTGGCTTTACAGGCACGAGCCGATTTACCCGAAGCTCCCGCCACCACATTAGCCCTTACCGCGCAAGGCCAATTAGCAGCCATTAACACGGAAATTAAAATAGATGGTTATTTTCCTTTATTAGTACAAGCCACAATAGAATCCGTTCTCACTGATCCACAATGGAAATTAGCGGTTATGTGGGATGAATTAAAATATCCTATTGCTGCTCCAGAATATTTTTTAAAAAATGGCAAAATAGAAGCAAAAGGTGATTTAAAAACCTATCAAATAAGTAGCCAATTAAGTACCGCAGTTCCCCAACTTCCAGCCGTTCAATGGCAATTTAAAGGCACAGGAGATTTAAACCAGTTTCGTTTAGAAAATTTATTGGCAAAGTTACCACAAGGCGATGTGAATCTTCAAGCGAATGTACAATGGTTGCCTGAATTGCAAGCGGATTTTAATTTTACCGCGAAAGAATTGGCTATTGCTGAGTATTGGCCGCCTGAATTGCCAGCGATTAATGCGAATATTAAAGGGCAATTTGCACAACAACAATTGACAGTGGCGCATTTACAATTAGATTTGCCAAATAACACGCAATTAAAAGCCCAAGCTGATATTAAATTAGACAATCCTGCTGATCCCTATATTGATGCCGTATTGAATTGGCAAGAATTGCGCTGGCCGCCGACAGGTACGCCATTAGCCAGTTTACCGAAAGGCCAAGCCGAATTTAAAGGCACGCCGAGTGCCTATCTGTTAAATCTTATTACTGATTTAATGGGTCAAGATATTCCGAAAAGTAAAATTAATTTAACGGCAAAAGGTTCGACTCAAGAAGCAAAAATAGAAACCTTAAAAATTGATGTCTTAAAAGGTCAAATCAATACTCAAGGCAATGTGCAATGGTTGCCCCATGTTAAGTGGAATTTAGCCGTGAAAGGTCAACAAATTAAACCTGAAACGCAATGGCCAGAATTCCCCGGCACTTTAGCTTTAAATTTAACCACTGAGGGTCAATTAATCGATAAGTTACAAGCACAATTAGAATTAACCCAATTAAAAGGACAATTGCGTGGTTATCCGTTGGATTTAACGTTGACGGCTCAAGCCAATGGGGATCGTTATCAAATTCAGCAATTAAAGTTCCGTTCGGGAGAGAATCAACTCACCGCTAAAGCCGATTATCAACAGCAATTAACTGCGGAATGGACATTAGATTTGCGTCGTTTAGCCGCATTATTACCGAACGCCCAAGGACAATTAAGCAGCAAAGGCACGATCAGCGGCAATCCCCAATCTCCGCACATTAAAGCGCACATTAAGGGAGAAAAATTGGGATTTGATGAATTAACATTGCAACAATTAGCCGTAGATATGGAAGCCAATTTAGGCAAACCAGATAGCCCCTTAAATCTCAACTTATTATTGAAACAATTACATCAAGCAGATGAGTTATTATTAAGCGATGCGTCTATTGTTGGTACGGGAACGATTAAACAACATCAAATTAAATTAAATGCCAAAGCTCCAATGCAAGATGTGGCGTTGCAATTAAATGGTGGATTAAAACTGGATCAATTGGATTGGCAAGGACAATGGCAACAATTGCAAGTTAAATTTAAAGAAAACTTAGCCAAAGCAGGGGAATGGCAATTGCAACAAGCCAGCCCCCTTTCTTTTAATGGCAAAAAAACTCAAGTGCAATTGCAAGATTTTTGTCTACGCCAAAAAAATAATAATATGCAATTCTGTCTCACCGCACAACACGACAGTAAAAATAGTCAATTAGATTTTCGTTTGAAAGAATTATCTTTAAATGTAATAAATCCCGATTTAACAGGAACGATACAGGGAGAATTAACAGCCAATTATCGTCCTAATGGACAAATTGCCGCTAATGGCCAATTTCGCGTCTCGCCAGGGGCATTTGTGACTGAAATAGAAGAGGGTCGCCGCCAGCAATTAAAATATGAAGGAGGCATGCTCGAATTAAGCATAAATGAAACAGGCTTAACCAGCCGCTTAGATTTTAAATTGTTGCAACACAGTGCGTTACAAGGACGATTGCATTTGCCCGGATTTAATCGCCTGCCTTTGTCAGAACAGCAAACGTTAAATGCACAATTAATGGGTGATATTGGTGATTTAGCGTTGATAAGTATTTTTGTGCCAATGTTGGAAGAAGTAAAAGGTAAATTATCGCTTAATGTGTCTGCCGAAGGCTTGTTAAAACAACCGTTAATTCAAGGTAAAGTGCGTTTGAGTGAAGCGCAATTAAATGTGCCTTTATTGGGCATGGAATTAAGAGATTTATACGCCAATATTGACAGCGATTTGCAAACATTAGGTTTATTAAAAATAGATATTGGCGCACGTTCGGGTAATGGCAATTTAAATATTATTGGTCAAGCCAATCCATTGACGCAACAAGTCGATTTAACTTTACAGGGTGATCAATTTCGCTTGTTGAATAACGTCGATGCGTTTGTGGTTATTTCGCCGAATATTAATGTCAAAGTTAAAGAAGAAAATGTAAACATTACGGGAACATTAACCATTCCTGAAGCGAATATTACGCCAAATATGGTGGTCAGCGATGGCAGTACCAGTGTGGGCGGCGCGGTGCGCGCTTCGCAAGATGTCGTGATCATTAACGATCCCAATGCCACTGAAGAAAGCAAAATATTAGGCATTGCAGAACAATTAAAATTAAGCATGAATTTACTGGTTAAATTAGGCGATACTATTCATGTTGATGCCGTTGGTTTTAAAAGCCAAGTAAAAGGACAAATTCGTTTAACCCATCGTCCACAAGATATTGAATTATTACCCATTGCGAATGGAGAATTGCAGATTATTAACGGCACATTTCGCTCTTATGGACAGGATTTAGAAATTGATCGTGGACGCGTTATTTTCGCCAATACTATAGTGACTAAACCTGAATTAAATATTAAAGCCGTACGGCGCATTTATGGCGATCAAAAAGTAGAAGCCGCAGGAGTTCACATTACGGGAAATCCTGAAAAAATTAATTTAGATTTATTTTCGCAACCTTCTATGCCGCAAGATCAAATTATTTCCTATCTTTTAACAGGAAAAGGTTTTGATCCCAGTAATCCTGATCATACCATTGGCTGGGGAACTTATATTTTACCCAATTTATATATTAGTTATGGAATCAGTTTATTAAACCAAAGCAATATCTTTAGCGTTCGCTATGAATTAAATAAAACATGGGGGGTAGAAATTAATATTGCTGAAGAAGATAAAGGGATCGATTTTTCTTATACTTTGGAGCGTTAA
- a CDS encoding ATP-binding response regulator — translation MMKIENQKSLKRILIVDDNPDNIGHLFDFLSQAAFKVGIARDGESAIESVIYSPPDLILLDIMMPGISGFDVCKELKNNPISEDIPIIFMTALDDTVNKLQGFALGAADYVTKPIHYEEVLARINTHLKLRDIQQQLQAEVAVHKHTAAELVKRTAELEKRNRELNAFAHTVSHDLKTPLGSIMTLSELLIDEFNRLLPKKDHRLERLNYIFQAGQQGINIIDALLLLAGVSCRQKVELSPLDMKDIVNRVIYRRLHLLIQRYQATFDIAETFPYTLGYAPWVEEIWTNYISNALKYGGSPPHLTIGANILEETQKVRFWVKDNGQGIAEEMRSELFTPFTRLETRRVEGHGLGLSIVQQITEKLNGEVGAESWPEQGSLFYFTLPLIQT, via the coding sequence ATGATGAAAATTGAAAACCAAAAATCTCTAAAACGCATTTTAATTGTGGATGATAATCCAGATAATATTGGTCATTTGTTTGATTTTCTGAGTCAAGCTGCTTTTAAAGTGGGCATTGCACGCGATGGTGAAAGTGCCATTGAAAGCGTGATTTATAGCCCGCCTGATTTAATTTTACTCGATATTATGATGCCAGGAATTAGCGGATTTGACGTGTGTAAAGAATTAAAAAATAATCCCATTTCTGAGGATATTCCCATTATTTTTATGACGGCTTTAGATGATACGGTTAATAAACTGCAAGGATTTGCTTTGGGTGCAGCCGATTATGTGACTAAACCAATTCATTATGAAGAAGTATTGGCAAGAATTAATACCCACCTGAAATTGCGCGATATTCAACAGCAATTGCAAGCTGAAGTCGCCGTTCATAAACACACTGCCGCCGAATTAGTCAAGCGTACCGCAGAATTAGAAAAACGCAACCGAGAATTAAATGCGTTTGCCCATACCGTTTCTCACGATTTAAAAACGCCATTGGGTTCTATTATGACCTTGAGTGAATTATTAATTGATGAATTTAATCGTTTATTGCCAAAGAAAGATCATCGATTAGAGCGTTTAAATTATATTTTTCAAGCAGGACAACAAGGCATTAATATTATTGATGCTTTATTATTATTGGCAGGGGTTTCTTGTCGGCAAAAAGTGGAATTATCGCCATTGGATATGAAAGATATTGTCAATCGCGTGATTTATCGTCGTTTGCATTTATTAATTCAGCGTTATCAAGCGACTTTTGACATTGCAGAGACTTTTCCTTACACCTTAGGTTATGCGCCATGGGTAGAGGAAATTTGGACGAATTATATCAGCAATGCGCTAAAATATGGCGGCTCTCCACCGCACTTAACTATCGGTGCAAATATCTTAGAAGAAACTCAAAAAGTGCGCTTTTGGGTTAAAGATAATGGACAAGGTATTGCTGAGGAAATGCGCTCAGAATTATTCACGCCGTTTACTCGCCTAGAAACTCGCCGCGTGGAAGGGCATGGCTTGGGTTTATCGATTGTGCAGCAAATCACGGAGAAATTAAACGGCGAAGTGGGTGCAGAAAGTTGGCCAGAACAAGGCAGTTTATTTTATTTTACCCTACCTTTAATTCAAACCTAA